From Phaeodactylum tricornutum CCAP 1055/1 chromosome 11, complete sequence, one genomic window encodes:
- the SMC6 gene encoding predicted protein (SMC proteins family form heterodimers and are involved in structural maintenace of chromosomes. Highly closed to the Thalassiosira protein thaps1 139532.), translated as MTPSIKKRSSEASELDAEAAVPKRQATEKENQADPNAGVEDDVAETLASPKKAINVVGQPPEAGIIKEVYVENFMCHPKLRVTLCRNVNFIHGQNGSGKSAILAAIQICLGASASRTHRARNLKGLVRKDAGPNATAKVRVTLWNQGNDGYLPETYGDSITVERTISLRGGYNGYKLLDHNGKERSRNKKDLHEMLDMLNIQVENPVAVLDQDEAKKFLT; from the exons ATGACGCCCTCCATAAAGAAACGCTCGTCCGAGGCGTCGGAACTCGACGCCGAAGCAGCAGTCCCCAAACGTCAAGCCACGGAGAAGGAGAACCAGGCCGATCCCAACGCCGGAGTAGAGGACGACGTCGCAGAAACCTTGGCTTCCCCCAAAAAGGCAATCAATGTTGTGGGTCAGCCTCCGGAAGCCGGAATCATCAAAGAAGTTTACGTGGAGAATTTCATGTGTCACCCAAAACTGCGGGTTACGCTTTGTCGGAACGTGAATTTTATTCACGGCCAGAATGGGTCGGGCAAGTCCGCCATTCTGGCCGCCATACAAATATGTCTGGGGGCGTCCGCGTCGCGCACCCACCGCGCCAGGAATCTCAAGGGACTGGTGCGGAAGGACGCTGGCCCTAACGCGACTGCCAAAGTGCGGGTGACGCTCTGGAATCAAGGCAACGACGGTTACCTGCCAGAAACCTACGGTGATTCGATTACTGTCGAGCGAACGATCTCGCTACGGGGCGGATACAACGGCTACAAACTACTGGATCACAACGGCAAGGAACGCTCGCGCAACAAGAAAGATTTGCACGAAATGTTGGACATGCT AAACATTCAAGTCGAAAACCCcgttgccgtcttggacCAGGACGAAGCCAAAAAATTTCTTACC